A section of the Papio anubis isolate 15944 chromosome 4, Panubis1.0, whole genome shotgun sequence genome encodes:
- the LOC103883307 gene encoding olfactory receptor 6V1-like: protein HRCHIEWASSAVGNYSIVTEFVLLGFSHLHEFQVLLFALILLIYVLTLLGNLAIISLTCLDSHLHLPMYFLCDLSPMEMLVTSTVVPRMLADLLSTHKTMSLAECLIQSFFYFSLGSANFLILTVMVFDHYMAICRPPHYPTIMNGSACVKLVVACWVVGFLSIVSPTLQKIQLWFCGPNIVDNYFCDSAPLLKLACSDTHHIERMVLFLSLLFVLTTMLLIILSYVLVVAAVLHIPSSSGRQKAFSTCASNLTVVVLGYGSAIFIYVRPGKGHSTHLNKVVALVTAVVTPFLNPFIFTFRNEKVKEVIEDVTKRIFLRDPAACR from the coding sequence CACAGGTGTCACATAGAATGGGCATCAAGTGCAGTGGGTAACTATAGCATTGTCACGGAGTTTGTGCTCCTGGGATTTTCTCATCTCCATGAGTTCCAGGTCCTGCTGTTTGCTCTGATCCTGTTGATATATGTGCTGACGCTGCTGGGCAACCTGGCCATCATCAGCCTCACTTGCCTTGACTCCCACCTTCACTTACCCATGTACTTCCTCTGCGACTTGTCCCCAATGGAGATGCTGGTCACCTCCACTGTGGTACCTAGGATGCTGGCAGACCTGCTATCCACTCACAAGACGATGTCTCTGGCTGAATGCCTAATCCAGTCTTTCTTTTACTTCTCCCTGGGCTCTGCCAACTTCTTGATCCTCACGGTCATGGTCTTTGATCACTACATGGCCATCTGCCGCCCCCCGCACTACCCAACCATTATGAATGGTTCAGCGTGTGTGAAGCTGGTGGTGGCCTGTTGGGTGGTTGGTTTCCTCTCCATTGTCTCTCCCACACTGCAGAAAATACAGCTCTGGTTCTGTGGCCCTAACATCGTCGACAACTACTTCTGTGACTCTGCCCCGCTGCTCAAGCTTGCCTGCTCTGACACCCACCATATTGAGCGCATGGTTCTCTTCCTGTCCCTGCTCTTTGTGCTGACCACCATGCTGCTCATCATCCTCTCCTACGTCCTTGTTGTGGCTGCTGTGCTGCACATCCCCTCCTCCTCTGGGCGCCAGAAGGCCTTCTCCACCTGTGCCTCTAACCTCACAGTGGTGGTGCTGGGCTATGGCAGTGCCATCTTCATCTACGTGAGGCCAGGCAAGGGCCATTCCACACACCTCAACAAGGTGGTGGCCCTGGTGACTGCAGTGGTAACTCCTTTCCTCAACCCCTTCATCTTTACCTTCCGGAATGAGAAGGTCAAGGAGGTCATTGAGGATGTGACCAAAAGGATCTTCCTTAGAGACCCAGCAGCCTGTAGGTGA